TATCATTTTatctgaataataataaataaatttccCTAGCACGCATATAAcatttaatgataataatattacattaaTTCAAAGCACCAACCCTCATACTATCAGTGACTCTTAAAGTAGAGGCAGCTTGTGGCTTTCTGAGTGAGTGTAAAGGAAAATGATGAGTGTATGTGTACACCTATCTATGAAGGTTTGTACTTTTCAGTGATGCTACGCTTGTGTActtgttgcattgtgggtaggaCTGTGGTAAATGGTCTGTTTCTTCATGGCTTGTAAGAGGTGAACTCATTCTTTCCTCTCCCCACTGTGCGGCTACAGCAACTGTCTACCATGGTGACGGGTTAGGGGTGTGATGGTGGGTGAGAGGCGGAACGGGCTTGTGTTTTATAAGAGCCAAAATCCAAACTGACTCAACACAAAGAGAAGTCCGCTCATCATGTAAGTGCATGCCACTCCTGCTGTGTGAGAAAGACTGTCTTGATTCATTGCTTTGAAAATTATTCAAGCAAGCAGCAGGAttattgtgtgtgagtgattcaGATAGTATAAGTCTGTGCTGAGAGATACTGCACTCCACAACTGAAGGACAAAGCCAGAAGATGAGATTCAGCCCGGTGATAGCCGCTCTTCTCTGCTTCATCACGTGGATGAGCATGGCCCATGCAAGTGAGTACTGCAAAACGTTCAGGCTTTTTGATTGAGTGTATGGTGTGAGTGTTTGGCAGGGTGAAATTAAGGGTACttaatctttctttttctatgtcTGTCTTGTTTAGCCAATGGACCGGTGGCCAGCTGTTGTCTCCAGTGGTCTAACACTTTAAGAAGAGTCCCACTTGAACGAATTGTGGATTACACCAATCAGTCTGAAGGCCTCTGTCCAATCACAGCTATAGTGTAAGTGGTCCTGCAAATTCACATTGTATAGAATTAAGCAAACAAATATCCACATGTACTCCCGTGTACTTTTTAAGTGTgggttcacccaaattacaaagaaAACATCACATGTCCTCACTTCTTCAACAGTTTTCATTGGAACAACTTTCTACTGGAAAATAGTTCATTTGAAAACAGTTCACAGCAAGAACGGTGGATTATTTAGAGTAGCAGGGACACAGTTCATTGAGCTTGAATATTtcaaactatctgcatggctagattCAACTAAAGGAAAGTGAGAAAACATGTTATGGCTTTTAACTTGGATGAACTGCATCTTTAAGAACATTGTTTATCAGAACCTAATTAAAAACAGTGTTAAAACAGCATTACAATACCATTAACAGATCACAATCAATTGCAGGTTTCGGACCAAGCATGGAAGGAGGATTTGCTCCGACCCTAACAGTGACCAGGCAGAAAAAGCCATTCGGAAGGTGgacaaggagaaagaaaaaaaagcattgcaAGAGAAAGGACTGAATGAAGAATCAACAAGCGACATCCCACCAGCAGTGTCCACTGCACCAACAAACGCGCGGAAAAAGGAATGCAGAAATGGAAGGAGACGCCAGAGGAAGAAGTCCAGGTGTGGCAGGAAGGTGCAGAGAAAACGTGTGTGAGGAATCACAAGACAATTCAAAGCTACCACAGTCAGAAAACATTACTCTTTCCATTTGGACTTGTCCTGCTATATTGCATGAACAGTaaacaaaactgaaacaaaagcagctttttttttaatatattattgTATCTATTAAATATCCAATACGTATTTAAATATATGTTGATCCTACCTTGTTGTCATAAACGTGTGTATGTTGATCATCAAAGAGCATCATTTTCTACCTTTTCCAGTCAATTGCCAATAAAGTCTTCTTAAGCcgatttggtgtgtgtgtatttttataaaCAAAACGAACATTATGTGAAACAGAATTGGTATGTTTTAGTATGATGACACATGCAGTACCTGTTCTCAGTAGCTGTCATTGTGTCTACACACAGTGCAATTACCTAATGTACAGGAAGGAAACCAGCATTCAACATAACAAATCTAGACACAGATGAACAGCATATATTCAGTAGGGGTGCACAATTCACAAAATGTAGTGAAtaaacgattctcgatttaaaagaaaaaagattcacagtatgtaaatataGTTgattttcccatgtgattgcagtagacatacaataaaaaaataaatgaattgatttctggaattctatgaatcgattttgtatcggtagagcttgaatcgcgactCGAATGCAACGCGACCCCTAATACTCAGCTGTTATGTACTACAAGTAGGAATTATAAACAtaacaacacacatacatataaatatatacacacacagcattttCAAATTGAGAATCTCTGTTATACCCACATGGTACACCCATGGTACGTGTGGGCGTACTATGGGTGAACAGGGCTGTTAAGCAAAACTTTGTTGAGAGGGTCACTgtcattaatgtgtgtgtgtgtgtgtgtgtgtgtgtgtgtgtgtgtgtgtgtgtgtgtgtgtgtgtgtgtgtgtgtgttgttgacagtGTTGGGGTAGTtactcaaaaaaagtcatggattacacattactagttacttttttCTACAACAATGCCTTACTTTACTGAATTACTCACTGCTGTAAGTAATTAGTTACACTACTGCTGACATTACTTTTGGATTACTACGTAATATCACCTGAGATGCACCATAACTTACTTGCCAAATAACAATATAAAGTTAAACCTCATATATGCCCAGATCAACACACATTCTTATTATAATGAGTACATACACAAGACATACACACGGTAGCTTGCAAAATTGTTCCTGTCTGAGGGCGGCCGTCCCCTCTTCGTTACCTGTATCTTGCCCAGTATGTTTCGGAAAGCTGGCGATTCCAATGTCCAAACAGGAAACATGTCCTCCACTGTGTATAATCCCACAAGCCTATTTATCTCTGCTTGGTTTGCCTGCTGTTAAAAAATCAAGTCTTGGCTGCTTGGCTGCTTGGCTAGTGTCGGCAACATACTCTATTCATCAGAGTCCGCATCACTCAGGGTCCGGGGGTCTTTAGTGACTAGCTTTGTGTTAGCATCAGTGTTGTAGTTGAG
This is a stretch of genomic DNA from Sander vitreus isolate 19-12246 chromosome 12, sanVit1, whole genome shotgun sequence. It encodes these proteins:
- the LOC144526669 gene encoding uncharacterized protein LOC144526669, whose protein sequence is MRFSPVIAALLCFITWMSMAHATNGPVASCCLQWSNTLRRVPLERIVDYTNQSEGLCPITAIVFRTKHGRRICSDPNSDQAEKAIRKVDKEKEKKALQEKGLNEESTSDIPPAVSTAPTNARKKECRNGRRRQRKKSRCGRKVQRKQILHSTTEGQSQKMRFRPVIAALLCFITWMSMAHATNGPVASCCLQWSNTLRRVPLERIVDYTNQSEGLCPITAVVFQTKNGKRICSDPNSDRAKKAIRKVDKEKGKTTTQKTGLIKGSTSNITPVSTAPTNAPQKEC